A window of the Cannabis sativa cultivar Pink pepper isolate KNU-18-1 chromosome X, ASM2916894v1, whole genome shotgun sequence genome harbors these coding sequences:
- the LOC115697774 gene encoding two-on-two hemoglobin-3 has product MQSLQAKASQWSGVDSADAFAIDTTNLFNKLGLQTFINLSTNFYNRVYDDDEEWFRIIFANSKKEEAIQNQYEFFVQRMGGPPLYSQRRGHPALIARHRPFPVTHQAAERWLHHMQLALDATSDIDADSKVKMMNFFRHTAFFLVAGDELKKNQIQPTPCKSGSSNHQT; this is encoded by the exons ATGCAGAGTTTGCAAGCCAAGGCATCCCAGTGGAGTGGAGTTGACTCCGCCGATGCTTTCGCCATTGACACCACTAATCTCTTCAACAAATTAGGCCTCCAGACATTCATAAATCTCTCCACCAATTTCTACAATAG GGTATATGATGATGACGAAGAGTGGTTTCGTATAATCTTTGCTAATTCGAAGAAAGAGGAGGCCATTCAAAACCAATATGAATTTTTTGTTCAGAGAATGGGAGGGCCGCCTCTCTACTCTCAGAGAAGAG GGCATCCTGCTCTAATTGCTCGTCACCGACCATTTCCAGTAACTCATCAAGCTGCAGAGAGGTGGTTGCATCACATGCAACTAGCATTGGACGCTACCTCAGATATCGATGCAGATTCAAAAGTTAAAATGATGAATTTTTTCAG GCACACAGCGTTCTTCCTTGTAGCTGGAGATGAGTTGAAGAAGAATCAAATCCAGCCAACCCCGTGCAAGTCCGGGAGCAGCAATCACCAAACAT GA
- the LOC115702940 gene encoding regulator of G-protein signaling 1-like, with protein sequence MARHITEKYIKPGASMEVNISHRSRQEILTTSNLADPHLFGNALNELIHLMKMNLGKDYWPSMFFMKFKEETSMRSNDCNLEQMTGWSYSPRLSAVHGVDDPFHQEHLSKGSSCI encoded by the exons ATGGCAAGACATATTACTGAAAAGTACATAAAACCAG GAGCATCAATGGAAGTTAACATATCCCATCGAAGTCGACAAGAAATTTTGACCACATCCAATCTGGCTGATCCACATCTTTTTGGCAATGCATTAAATGAGCTAATACACTTGATGAAAATG AACTTGGGAAAAGATTACTGGCCATCAATGTTCTTCATGAAGTTCAAAGAAGAAACTAGTATGAGATCAAACGACTGCAATTTAGAGCAGATGACAGGATGGAGTTACTCTCCCAGGTTAAGTGCAGTGCATGGAGTTGATGATCCCTTCCATCAAGAACACTTGTCAAAGGGCTCTAGTTGTATATGA